Below is a genomic region from Drosophila albomicans strain 15112-1751.03 chromosome 2R, ASM965048v2, whole genome shotgun sequence.
GTTTGCCCAATCCATCAATCACTGTGTAATGTCCGAGTTAGAGACTCGGCTCATTTTATGTTGTGAAATATTCTTTTTGACCATCAAAACTAACAAAAGTTGCTTAGATTTATAGTGCATATCAGTCGACACATTGGGTTCAACTACTAACTTCTATGCTTTTGAAAATTCACTAATTTCGAAGTAATCCAATTTATCCATCTACACCATGGTGTtgaaaaataactatttaaaaatgtctggtataaatttcataatcctgcaatattaagaaaatgttgaataacAGGCGACAACTAAGACTTTGAGAAAATTCAATGTAAATTGAAACTGTAAAAGTAGAAAATAATTTGAGCCTTCAGTTTAAGTTTTTGGAAGTTTAAGCATTTATGCATGATATGAAGACTTAtgaataaattacaaaatgtataaagaatttatttaaattaaatgctttagGTTTCGTGCTATAAGCAACACATTTTtcatgaaatattcattttgtagtaaaatataaatgaaatctCGTCCATGCctgaattttgttttattttcttcaagGTGCTCCGAGAATCAAAGTCAAGtgtatacatatgcatatctCTTAATCCCTCTCAAAGTCCCTCATCTGACATTACGTATTTGGAAAACTTAGCTTTGCCGGCTATCCACAATAAAGCAGTAAAGAGAGGAGGATTGCGATCCAGGCTCGTTAGCGCCAGCGGCTATTTTAAATGTTGGAAACACAACTCAATTACGCTACGTCGGACTTGGGTGATGCCACACCCACACTCGCTTAGCCTGGTCGAAAAAGAACCAATTCTCTGGAGGCCGTCACACAAAATTACACATGGATTGGAGTGTGAGTTCTGAATGCTTTTAGGGCCAATTGACGGCAGTCCGTCTagtctggtctggtctggtgTTGCCAGCAGGTGTACGAACATTTTGTCTGTCTACAATTTTCTCTATTTTCCGAGTGTGAGTTTAtgtctgtgtgcgtgttaATTACATTTGGCTTGCATTTGTGTAAAGTTGccaaaattgaattacaagTTTTTGCTAACATTTAggctgcgttttttttttcttattcgGTTTTGTCGCTACCCCATTTAGCCACACATGGGTCAGGCTCAAACCGAAAGCCGAAACTTTTCAACAAGCAGCACAGTTTTTGGCAACAGTTGCGACTAGAACTTAGTTGGCAAGTGATAACCAAAGCTGCACTTTATCATATAAATTCACGGATTGTTTTTCAGTCAACATTGGCATTGCCCTTAAGATTtatgaattgaaaatataaagactacttaaattaaaacagaACAGCCTATTACTATACTTGGCCAGCATTCAACACTGTACTACAATGTAAGCCAAAATGCCCTTAGTCTGGGTAGATTGTAAGGACGGCAATCAATGGCAAACTGTAGAAGGATGCTTCGTTGTTGAGCTCATTCCATTTCAGTTGAGTTTGTAGTTTATTTTACTTCAGCTGACTGCTTCTTTGTTGGCTGGGTCTCCTGCAGGCCTCATTAACCTTTCTCCGAGGCGTCTATTGTCTACTTTGTTGAACatagccacgcccactcatTACGCAGCGctaacaaacaatttaatcgGGTCTGAAGCATGAGATTCTGGACGCCAAGTGCGAATAATAGAAATGCATTGCCAAATTGCATAGAAAATCGTTAAGAGGGCGTAGTGTAGGTGCCGCTGGCAAACTTCACAGCAGCCTTTCCAAAGTTACTTTTCAAGGCAGCGgtaacggcaacggcaacggcaacggcaatgccaaagcaacggcaacagcaacagaaactgcAGCTACAACACGAATCGTTTTAATTACCGCAAACGGGTGCAGTAAgcgcattacgtatacgcagcgttgcAGCTGCCGATAAAATCGCATTTAAtgcaagttaattaaaatgcgtTGACTTGGTTAAGTTTGGCTCTCGgctttcttttaattaaaacttattttgaCAAAAGGTGAATCTTGGCTACTTCAATTATTCTATTTAGGGATGAATGGTGCCTAGTATCTTATCAATATAATGGTATATTGGTAATGTAAAAATAGTTAATGTAATGACTAAATATAGTCCAGAAAAATTtcgaagtttttttttgctacaaTTTAATGCCAAGAAACATAAGGACTCGTTTATTGTGATAGAGAATCTTGCTTCTTTAGTactgtgtatatattttgatataataataaagtatctgatatattttagaatttttttggtatattaatttattattacttgttaataaaataataataaatatatgacaTAAACGCACATATTTtctctatttatatttgagaCAATTTTAAGATCAAGGATATTTCCTATAATTGGCTTTATTGTAACCAGATAGCGGTTCACTCAATTCTGTGAAGCTTTGTTACTTGTTTCTTTACATTCATACTAACTTTTGGGCAAGCGTTGGAAGACGATGGTCCATCTGAAGTTTACAATTTTGGAGCTTCTACATACTGATAAGTATTAATGCTGGTTCAGAATATGCCGGCAACAAAACataaagtgtaattaaactCTTGAAAGAATCGAAATAATTAGAATGCGTTTGATTGGTTTGAATGTTTTTCtgataattttgttatttaaatctAGTGAGACAAATCGTGAATCATAGTTCCTCCAATTGATATACTTAGGGACGAATAGTCCCAATTATCCAATCCATATAGTCAGTAACTCTTGTGTAGACACCAGGCCAACCTTCAAGACCGCATCGGTTACCAAATGAGACAACTCCTTCCAAATACCAAGCACCCGTGTATCGCATCAATGGTCCGCCTGAATCCCCATCGCAACTATCCCGAATGTATTCACCTCCCACGCACAATTGCGAGCTTATGACGCTTATTCTCTTAGTTGCAAATTTCGTCTTACAATAATCTTGATCCGCAACGGGCAGATCAATGCGTTGTTTGATGTTGCTCTGTCGAGCTGCCAAAGAAATACGATTACAGATCTTGCTctattgttttcttattttggtGGTACTCACCAAGAAGAGTGCGACCCCAGCCGCTCACGGTGAGCTTGTCATTGGTATTAATGGCTGCTCGTGTGCTGACCAATGGCAGGCAGACAGgtataatatattcattgaGTTCAACTTGCTGATTGAGGCGAATGAGAGCGATATCGTGATGACGATTGTTGTCATCAGCATTGTACTGGGGATGCACAATCACTTCTTCAACACCAATCTCGAGCACAGGCCGGTTGCAAACATTCCTCACACAGTCGATTTCTTTGCTAATATCGTACTCGCCCAATCGCACTGTAGTACTGAAATATAGATAAATGTTAGTTATTTTGTTGAATCGAATTGTTCTTTACTTACAGCTGACCCACTTCGACGGATATTTGGCCAGTTACGCAGTGAGCAGCGGTTAGTATATAACGATTGTTGATCAGACTGCCACCACAATTTAGCTCCCGTTGACCCCTTTCTAAGAAATGAATAAGCAATATTTATCAGATTTACTCTATAAGTGCCATTCGTACTCACTGTTCGTGTACTCAAGCAATGCCATCCATGGAAACTCATCAAGCGCTGTGTCGTTGCCATTGTAAATGCGATCTAAGAACGAATTTGGTCCACATGCTGGTGGCCTTGGGAGGAGGCTTTCTCCCTGACCTCTATCACCATTGGCAGACGTTGGACTGGGTTGAATTACTGTCCTTGCTGTggtagttgtagttgcaggtgtcggtgttgttgttgccacactgGCGTAGTTTTTATCACGAGTGCAACAAACATAAGGCTTGCGCCCAAATCCGTTTTCACATTGGGAATCTCTCAGAAACATTCGCTCATTGCTGGTAAGTAATATTTGCTGGACAAGATCAATTAAACTAGGGCAGTCGTAGATTGATAAGCAGTAGCCCGAGTTTCTGTTTGGATTCACACAATctgaatatgaaatgaatatattcATTAGTTATTACGTGGGGGTATTGTTAGTAAACTTGTAAGAATGTAAATATTGATTACTGTCGTTCATTAACATGTTAATCTtgtatttattcttatttccACTTAATTCCCGCAAAGAATTGAAAGTTGACTACATGAAAGCACATGCATTATTCACAAggccaacaaaataatttgcttttttgctatcaattttaaaacGTTTATAACACATTTGCTACACAGCAGTGTTTTTTGTTACAcacatactataaatattataaacaagATGATAATTAATTGACATTTGTTCGTTTTATGTTATTCATTTGGTTGAATGCATTAATCTCAACTTTTTTCCCGATTCCAACAGATTGTCATTGCCCTGATGCCAACAGCATGTCATTCACTTTCACACGTTGCTGGCGTCAGATTGCTCACGAGGCGGATGAGACGAATGCGACGCCAATGAGCACCGAGAATTCAATGATTATTATAACTGATAGTGAGACCTTAGAGGGGCAAGGGTAGCAGATGGAAGTATAGAGTCATGTTCGTAGCGTAGCTTGTGAATCACTGCAAAACCCGTTGATTACGCGATTTGTACTAACTTTGTTGTGCGTGAACTGCGCAATGCAACAGCATGCCAATTATAAGAATTCCCACAGGTTTTCGAGTCAACATTATTCTGGGAAATAACGTCAAAATGGAATTACAAAAATTGGTTGATTATCGCACTATGcgttaatcaaaataaaaatataatttaagcgACACGCGGAACCACCTTTAAGCTGTTGATAATGGCTTCGAACTGATCGGAGAGTCAGCTGTGACAGGCTTTTAAATAGTGTGAGACCTGTGAGATTTAAAAGCTGTCATTATTGTGAGAGCACCGAGTGACTCTTTCGTTAATCGCAGAGCATACGATTGTCAGCTCAGATAAGTGAGAGCGTATATGAGTAATATTAATCGTGAGAGCGAAGCTTTAAAGAGCGACTTAACGATATCGTTGCTCACTCAGAGCGGAAGAAAAGATTAATACTCTCAacttttacttaaaattattaaatttcattgcatCAAGGCAGCTGTTGCTTTAAGATCAATCTACAATTGAACTTAATACAAAGTTGTACCATAATATGCTCAATACACTAACAGAAACactaaaaaatacatacatgaaaataaaaacaccaacaaattttgataaaaagtaaacaacgaaaacaataatataaaaacatatcTCTCAAGATGTCCCAAGTCGAGGAGCAAAAATCATTTGTTAGAATTTCATCAAGAAGGGATTCAAGTCGTTCGAAGTTTTTGTCAAGACCAAAAACCATGACAAGGACCATGACTACGACTACCCATGTTCCAAATGAAGATATTAGACCATCAATGAAACACTTCACCCAACGACATACCTCTGATCCAAGACCCAATTATCGAACAGAGACTATAATAGGTAAAATACTTTCTAATGCCAAGTACCAACCTGATGATTCTCCCGATTTGATGAGTCGCCAGCCAAGTTATAGGAAGTTCCGAATACCTTAGTAAGTATACATGGTAAAAGggaaatttcaatattgtCAACTGTAATCTCGAAACAGTGAAATGATTTGCGCCAATCGTTATCGAGATTCGTTAAAGTCATACGAGGCGCAATTGAAGCATGAGgtaaagaaaattattgattttcaaaGTAGTGCAGCTGATGCATGTTACTTTGTGCGGTGAGTAATTAAATGTGGCTAGatactaacaaaataaaaaacacataaaatattttcattagttGCATGGCTATAACTAGCTTTTGGCCACCTTTGCATCATATGACTGATGTGAAACACACAAGCAAGAATTTCTTTCAGCTTTCCGAAAGGGAGAGATGGCGTCTTCAGATTATTATGAATACCGATATAACATAATGTCTTCGAAAGggtattttacattttctgaTACCTTAATAAAACGAGCTATTACATAGTAAGTGCTAAATGTTGCTAGAAGTAGAGGGAATCATTTTTTCagattaaataacaatttaattatctAGATATTATATCTAGTAGGTAGTATTATATCTTTTTGTTAAAACTAGTAGGAAGGCTAAAATCGAGTGCGCCTGACTACGACAtaattatcttaaaatattctaaaaaagaTTCTATATATTCCAAATGTGGTACTTGGGTATAtgatagagtacaaaatagaACAAATTGGCAACCAAAACAGCTAAGACCTGCCAGAGACTGCCGTTTTTTGCCACATAGAACTATTTCTGGAAAAGCTTCTAAAATTTGTAACTGATCAAAGCTATCAGGAATGTGAGATAATAAGTACGTATTAGAGATGTGTAAGGTAATCTTGTTTTCCAATAAGGATAAACTATTTGATTAGCCGGCTAATTTCTGCATTCCTCTCAATACCACAGTTTATGGATATGTAGCTTAAAGGTAGGCGCTTGTAGGAATATAGTCGTCACAGAGTCGTGAAAGAcgattaaattcaaattagtattaattaaatacattgcatgcctgttacatacattttctataGGAACAAATGTAGAATTACCCTTTGGGGAGCGAGTATAattcaaacataaaaaaattccGCCAAGTCTTTTAAGAAACAAAAGTAGCTTAGGGATTTATCTGGTCTCAGCATAGTTTCCGATctgtgttgcatgcaactcCAGTCGGACAACTCGGGAATGTGTACAGTAAAGCCTTGCCTTTTCTGCTTGTTATTTGCTTGGCTAGATAGTCATAATTCTATGACCCGGTTGGATGgcttaaattgaaaagcaaactGACAAATACGTGGCTCTCCTGCTGACTCCATTTGACTAGCTATGTACGCTTGGATAGTACTGCAACCCCAACTCCAGCGCAGCGGGTGGCTGTGACTGAGGCTTTCGACTGACACTTTGTCATGTTGTGTGCGAGAAAGTCACTTCTCGTTGGTTGCTACGACATTTTTGCCATGTTTGCGCCGCTTGTTCTGATGCGGCTATTGTCTCTGGGTTTCTGGGCCTGTGCTGACGTTCGAGTTGGCCATTTTGCTCTTTGTCTTTGGCGTCATTTTGTTTATGGTCTTAGGTCAGCATTTTGCTATTGCATAGCAACATTCACTGGCTTTCAACATTCGTGTCAGTTGTTGTCCTTCTGATCCATAGTCTCTTCTGTGTGTTCTCTTGTCTGTCTGCGCTgcattgtttaataattttcctGCTTAACCCAGGTTTTTGCAACATGCCACCGGATGATGCCCGGCACCGGTAAAACTTGTTGGAAAATTCTGCAGTCTGGCAAAAAAGAATTGAACaaaagctgctgttgttgctgctggttgttCTGCTGCTTCTGGAAGGGTAACTTTGCATCATGCTGGGCATAATGATGAAATTACAGCAGCTTTAAAGAAAAACTGATGATAGGTATCAGCGTGTCAACTAATTTGCGTGTCGGCCACCAGCACTTGGTTGAAAAGTTGATGCAAAGTTTAAGCcgagtttttttgtttggacTCTTTTGTGTGGTTTCCATTGGCACACGCTTAATCTCCTCTTTTAAGCGCAGCAGTTACTTCGTTTTCATCAAGTGCATAAAggattaatttattttattcttactTGAAACACTTCAAGTGCTATGACTTCATTTTCTCATTGATATCAATTTGAAGTACCTCTCAAgagcaaatatgtatgtgcgaCCCACTTAATGTAAACACAATTTCGTGATGGTAGGAGTCCAATTATAAATTGATCAGCCTTTATTACTACGATAAGTGCGCGTAATAACGATAATGATATCCAATCAATGCTAATAATATGTGCAAAGTAAGAGGAATTATTTCCGAGAATCGTTCAGACGTCCTTGAATTTCAAATCCTAAACATTCCTTTGCTCTTCCCTTTTATCTTTGGCGCTTAAAGTATGCTTGATAATTGCTAATGCCAATCTGCTGTCAGAAGTTGCGAAACAGCAGCTAAGCTAACATTATAGATAACTTAAATATGTATGAGTTGAAGTGGTTTACAAGTTTTAATTGGTTAACATATTCCTACTACAAATTGCActgaaaaatacacaaattgcGGGCGTATGACAAAAGCAATGTTTACATTAAGCGAGACTGCATGAAATTTATATCTTCATTTGTGTTTGCCTTAAAAAATGCTCTTTTTGCGCTGTCACACATAAATTgcgcagcaaacaacaacagaataacaaatattcaaattagcCGGAAAATGAACAAACAGTTatgcgaacacacacacacacacatacggaCAAAGCTgccttttaatttgaatttgacccAGAGAAACTACCACCGAATTAATGAACTAAAAAGAGCCCAGAGAAAGACACCAGAAATACACGTTGGAAGCAACCGCAGCTCTTGCAAACACATGTTCAATTAGGAAAAAGCGCTTTGTGCCGCATTTTTATGGCATAAAACACTGCACCACAGTGCGTATGTGTAACCAACGAAACGCATAACTTGCAAGCTATGCAACGAGCAATTTAATTAGTGTTGCAAAACGCAAGGCATGTTTTCGAGTGCTTCTGAGTTCTAGCTGCGCGTTGTCCCTGTGTTATTGTCCTGAGGCTGCTTTTCTGCGTATCTCCgtggcaattaaattatatttcaattagctGCGCGCTAAAGTGTGTGCACATATTTGCATTGTGGACACAGGTAAGTAATGGCATGGGTACGAAACTATTTTTGGGGAATGCAGGTATCATCAGAGAGCAGTCCTTGTTCCCTGGGCTAACTAAAAGTCCCATGTGAGTTCATACAGTTGGCAATTCGATTAGCATTTCTCACTCAGCAGCAGTAAGAGCAGCaactcaaaaaacaaaaaaggtacaaaacaattttactGTCGTGTCGTAATGAAAAGAGCAACTAAAAACCCATTAACCCACATTTATGCTCACTTTAATGCACAAACGTGGCGCTCATCTGTCTGGTCTCTGTAagtgtgggtgtatgtgtgtgagtgtatcaacaacaacaacaatgggcaACCCACTTGAGTAGacttgaaatgcatttcactGTCGCACAACCTTTTCATTTGCCATCGCAAATCcccaaacagcaaacag
It encodes:
- the LOC117575320 gene encoding uncharacterized protein LOC117575320 — its product is MSQVEEQKSFVRISSRRDSSRSKFLSRPKTMTRTMTTTTHVPNEDIRPSMKHFTQRHTSDPRPNYRTETIIGKILSNAKYQPDDSPDLMSRQPSYRKFRIPYEMICANRYRDSLKSYEAQLKHEVKKIIDFQSSAADACYFVRCMAITSFWPPLHHMTDVKHTSKNFFQLSERERWRLQIIMNTDIT
- the LOC117575319 gene encoding serine protease 7, encoding MLTRKPVGILIIGMLLHCAVHAQQNCVNPNRNSGYCLSIYDCPSLIDLVQQILLTSNERMFLRDSQCENGFGRKPYVCCTRDKNYASVATTTPTPATTTTTARTVIQPSPTSANGDRGQGESLLPRPPACGPNSFLDRIYNGNDTALDEFPWMALLEYTNKRGQRELNCGGSLINNRYILTAAHCVTGQISVEVGQLTTVRLGEYDISKEIDCVRNVCNRPVLEIGVEEVIVHPQYNADDNNRHHDIALIRLNQQVELNEYIIPVCLPLVSTRAAINTNDKLTVSGWGRTLLARQSNIKQRIDLPVADQDYCKTKFATKRISVISSQLCVGGEYIRDSCDGDSGGPLMRYTGAWYLEGVVSFGNRCGLEGWPGVYTRVTDYMDWIIGTIRP